A stretch of Kyrpidia spormannii DNA encodes these proteins:
- a CDS encoding type I phosphomannose isomerase catalytic subunit — MKAYPLSFRPVFQERIWGGSRLREFGYSGASDGIGEAWVISDHDHGPTPVADGPLAGKRLSEVMKANPEWFGLPPGARFPLLVKVIDASEDLSVQVHPDDRYARPRGDAGKTEAWFVLFAEPGASIVYGHRAQTREDFEKRMKEGAWGNLLVKVPVRAGDFFYVPAGTLHAIGRGLLILEIQQSSDTTYRVYDYDRVGADGRKRDLHVKEALAVTRCPSPKPQRPGYARSGRVGAVIEHLVRGEVFTIDHWLVDGEARVDECGVFRLISVIQGSGEVVWDHGRRSVAKGDHLLLPAVLHPVVLSGRFEALFSAPVISTRAK; from the coding sequence ATGAAGGCGTATCCCCTGTCTTTTCGCCCTGTGTTTCAAGAACGGATCTGGGGCGGATCGCGGCTGAGGGAGTTCGGATATTCCGGGGCTTCTGACGGAATTGGCGAAGCGTGGGTGATTTCCGACCACGATCATGGACCGACTCCCGTGGCCGACGGCCCCTTGGCCGGGAAACGGCTGAGTGAAGTCATGAAGGCTAACCCGGAGTGGTTCGGGCTACCGCCCGGTGCCCGATTCCCCCTTCTTGTCAAGGTGATTGACGCCTCCGAAGATCTGTCTGTTCAGGTGCACCCGGACGATCGCTATGCCCGGCCCCGGGGCGATGCGGGGAAAACAGAGGCTTGGTTCGTGCTTTTTGCCGAGCCCGGGGCATCGATTGTATATGGGCATCGTGCACAGACCCGGGAGGACTTTGAGAAGCGCATGAAAGAAGGAGCTTGGGGCAACCTGCTCGTGAAGGTCCCGGTTCGAGCGGGAGATTTCTTTTATGTCCCGGCCGGGACTCTTCACGCCATCGGCAGAGGCCTGTTGATCTTGGAAATTCAACAAAGTTCCGATACTACCTATCGCGTCTACGACTACGACCGGGTCGGCGCCGACGGCCGAAAAAGGGATTTACACGTGAAAGAAGCGCTGGCGGTTACGAGGTGTCCTTCTCCGAAACCTCAGCGGCCGGGTTATGCCCGATCGGGGCGAGTTGGCGCCGTTATCGAACACTTGGTGCGCGGGGAAGTTTTTACGATCGATCATTGGCTGGTCGATGGAGAAGCACGTGTGGACGAATGTGGTGTCTTTCGTTTGATCAGTGTGATTCAAGGGTCAGGGGAGGTGGTGTGGGACCATGGACGGCGGTCCGTGGCCAAGGGGGATCACCTTCTGCTCCCTGCTGTGTTACACCCCGTTGTTTTATCGGGAAGGTTTGAAGCCTTGTTTTCAGCGCCTGTTATTAGCACTCGTGCGAAATGA
- a CDS encoding sugar phosphate nucleotidyltransferase, translated as MKALVLAGGKGTRLRPLTDKLPKPMVPVANRPQLEHLLLLLRRHGIDEVVITLGYCGQEIEDYFGDGSRLDLRIAYEREESLLGTGGAIVQAKHHFDDSFLVCNADIVTDLNISALVHFHLERNALVTIATTWVEDPTPYGLVESDAKGRIQRFLEKPSLEEVTTNYINAGLYVLEPDALEWFPLRTPLSIEREVFPKLLERGKALYAYNSDNYWIDMGTPEKYILLHRHLLSRTAELPGCAFPASGVAVDKTTKIFAGARVIGPVLIGPRAQILPGATVGPFAVIGANTHVGPGAVVRDSVLWDGVQVGAGAELISTVVGQGTTVPPSVRFVQRAVTAETVTQER; from the coding sequence GTGAAAGCACTAGTTTTGGCTGGTGGAAAGGGAACTCGCCTGCGGCCCCTCACGGACAAGTTGCCGAAGCCCATGGTGCCGGTGGCCAACCGCCCGCAACTGGAGCACCTACTGTTATTGCTTCGTCGCCACGGGATTGACGAGGTCGTGATTACCCTGGGATATTGTGGTCAGGAGATTGAGGATTATTTTGGCGATGGTTCGCGCTTGGACTTGAGGATTGCTTATGAACGCGAGGAGTCGTTACTGGGCACTGGCGGGGCGATTGTCCAAGCGAAACATCATTTTGACGATTCCTTCCTCGTCTGCAATGCAGACATTGTCACAGATTTAAACATCTCCGCTTTAGTTCATTTTCACCTTGAGCGCAACGCGCTCGTCACCATTGCCACGACCTGGGTGGAAGATCCTACGCCATATGGGCTAGTCGAAAGCGACGCGAAGGGAAGAATCCAACGTTTTTTGGAAAAACCATCTCTAGAGGAGGTCACCACGAACTACATAAATGCGGGCCTGTACGTTCTGGAACCGGACGCATTGGAGTGGTTTCCTCTTCGGACGCCGCTGTCCATCGAGCGGGAGGTTTTTCCAAAGCTGTTAGAGCGGGGGAAGGCACTTTACGCCTATAATTCGGACAATTACTGGATTGACATGGGGACGCCTGAGAAGTATATCTTGTTGCACCGCCATTTGCTTTCTCGTACGGCCGAATTGCCGGGATGTGCGTTTCCCGCCAGCGGGGTGGCGGTGGACAAGACGACCAAGATTTTCGCCGGAGCCCGAGTGATTGGACCGGTGCTGATCGGTCCGCGGGCCCAGATTCTTCCGGGTGCAACAGTCGGCCCCTTTGCAGTGATTGGCGCGAATACCCATGTGGGTCCCGGGGCAGTGGTGCGGGACAGTGTTCTGTGGGATGGTGTGCAGGTAGGCGCCGGGGCCGAATTGATCAGTACTGTGGTGGGTCAGGGGACGACCGTTCCGCCATCGGTGCGTTTTGTCCAGCGCGCGGTGACGGCGGAAACGGTGACCCAGGAACGGTAA
- a CDS encoding glycosyltransferase family 4 protein, which translates to MRKHRRVALIGTYPPRRCGIASFTADLAEALSQAGTDVRIAAMIREAQGETIPPGATWAIRDERPRDYVRAAEAMSAAGIDVVCVQHEYGIFGGEDGRYILRLYQELRVPIITTLHTVLKSPTKGQKRVLSEICARSAFVVVMAEKARELLQEVYGVPESRIRLIRHGVPVYHSPVPRETMKAKLGLDGRRVISTFGLLSPGKGVENVIQALPEVVRRYPETTYLILGGTHPDVVRRSGERYRQSLEAMVDRLGMADHVRFVNRFLEREELLDYLWASDLFVTPYPGKEQICSGTLTYAVGLGRAVVSTPYWYAEELLGQGAGSLVPFRDAGAMARAILEMFDHPLKQQACEAKARSFGASVSWPQIGLQYAELAEEGLAPAHPMTVR; encoded by the coding sequence ATGAGGAAACACCGCCGTGTGGCCCTCATTGGCACTTACCCGCCCAGACGTTGCGGCATTGCGTCTTTTACTGCGGACCTCGCAGAAGCGCTATCCCAGGCTGGCACCGATGTGCGCATCGCGGCCATGATCCGCGAGGCCCAGGGGGAGACGATCCCTCCTGGCGCCACGTGGGCGATCCGCGATGAGCGACCCAGGGACTACGTCCGGGCTGCGGAGGCGATGAGCGCTGCCGGAATCGATGTCGTCTGCGTACAACATGAGTACGGGATTTTCGGCGGGGAAGACGGTCGCTATATCCTGCGCCTTTATCAAGAGCTTCGGGTGCCGATCATCACCACGCTCCACACTGTCTTGAAATCTCCGACCAAGGGACAGAAACGCGTGCTGAGCGAGATCTGTGCCCGGAGTGCTTTTGTGGTGGTCATGGCAGAAAAAGCCCGGGAACTGCTCCAAGAGGTCTACGGTGTTCCTGAAAGCCGGATCCGACTGATTCGCCACGGCGTGCCGGTTTATCATTCGCCGGTGCCCAGGGAGACCATGAAAGCGAAGCTTGGACTGGATGGGCGGCGGGTGATCTCTACCTTTGGTTTGTTAAGCCCCGGAAAGGGTGTTGAAAATGTAATCCAGGCACTTCCCGAGGTGGTGCGGCGTTATCCCGAGACGACGTACCTCATTCTCGGGGGGACACATCCGGACGTGGTGCGCCGGAGCGGAGAGCGTTACCGACAGTCTTTGGAGGCCATGGTGGACCGACTGGGAATGGCTGACCACGTTCGTTTCGTGAATCGTTTCCTGGAACGGGAAGAGTTACTCGATTATTTATGGGCCTCGGATCTGTTCGTGACCCCTTATCCTGGGAAAGAACAGATTTGCAGTGGCACTCTCACCTATGCCGTGGGACTGGGCCGGGCAGTGGTTTCGACACCGTACTGGTACGCCGAGGAGCTGTTGGGGCAGGGAGCGGGGTCTCTGGTCCCGTTCCGGGACGCTGGGGCCATGGCCCGGGCGATCCTGGAGATGTTCGATCACCCGTTGAAACAGCAGGCCTGTGAAGCCAAAGCCCGCTCTTTTGGCGCATCGGTGAGTTGGCCCCAGATTGGACTGCAGTATGCGGAGCTGGCGGAAGAGGGGTTGGCGCCGGCGCATCCGATGACAGTGAGGTGA
- a CDS encoding Gfo/Idh/MocA family protein: MASFGLVGPGAFGRFVLSAVAPIPDLRLRWVKSRGGDSAEQAVAEWGEARRSRGLSQDPVQKITGEGTGWPEEPVDVVVVATPPDLQPVYAEQALRQGAAVFLEKPGALDPKRLKEVALVARMRELPAVVDFVMRYNPLVELLRRIVEAGKMGLPERVQMENWAGGGMPEHHWFWDPRRSGGILVEHGVHFFDMVRYILGGEVVPIHGAVWETVRPEGWRAEDRVLAVVEHRGVDPRSGRAWRAPGSYYHGFTRPGNGERTQTGLVFTEGYALVHGWIPEKLELWTDRDDPGLESVIGPWAASTGAQAEIVRQGRVWQVSFPDRQVLYQQAIRSCMEDLLASLQSPGRPVRAPLEEAAQALELAVSLTRLADTRHTVA, encoded by the coding sequence ATGGCTTCTTTTGGACTCGTCGGCCCCGGTGCCTTTGGACGATTCGTGTTGTCCGCAGTGGCGCCGATTCCCGATTTGCGTCTCCGATGGGTGAAGAGCCGGGGAGGGGATTCCGCGGAACAGGCAGTCGCAGAATGGGGGGAGGCGCGGCGGAGTCGGGGCCTTTCTCAAGATCCTGTGCAGAAGATCACAGGGGAAGGGACCGGGTGGCCAGAGGAACCGGTGGATGTGGTGGTTGTAGCGACTCCGCCTGACCTGCAACCGGTGTACGCCGAACAGGCTTTGAGGCAGGGAGCGGCTGTGTTCTTGGAGAAACCCGGAGCTCTGGACCCAAAACGGCTGAAAGAAGTGGCCCTGGTCGCCCGGATGAGAGAGCTCCCGGCGGTGGTGGACTTTGTCATGCGGTACAATCCGTTGGTCGAGCTTTTGCGCCGGATTGTGGAGGCCGGAAAGATGGGGCTACCCGAGCGCGTTCAGATGGAAAATTGGGCCGGGGGAGGAATGCCCGAACATCATTGGTTTTGGGATCCGAGGCGTAGCGGGGGCATTTTGGTCGAACACGGGGTTCATTTTTTTGACATGGTGCGCTACATCCTCGGAGGAGAGGTGGTGCCGATTCACGGCGCGGTGTGGGAAACGGTTCGCCCGGAGGGGTGGAGGGCGGAAGACCGGGTGTTGGCCGTGGTGGAGCACCGCGGGGTGGACCCGCGGTCCGGGCGGGCCTGGAGGGCACCCGGAAGTTATTACCACGGATTTACCCGACCCGGAAATGGGGAACGAACCCAGACCGGCCTGGTTTTCACAGAGGGCTATGCGCTGGTTCACGGTTGGATCCCCGAGAAGTTAGAGCTTTGGACGGACCGGGACGATCCGGGTTTGGAATCGGTGATCGGACCGTGGGCGGCCTCGACCGGAGCCCAGGCGGAAATTGTTCGCCAAGGCCGGGTCTGGCAGGTGAGCTTTCCAGACCGCCAGGTTCTGTATCAACAGGCCATCCGGTCGTGTATGGAGGATCTCCTCGCCTCTCTTCAGAGCCCCGGTCGCCCTGTTCGGGCGCCTCTGGAGGAAGCGGCCCAGGCTTTGGAGCTCGCGGTGTCATTGACCCGGTTGGCCGACACCCGCCACACCGTCGCCTAA